The following proteins come from a genomic window of Larimichthys crocea isolate SSNF chromosome III, L_crocea_2.0, whole genome shotgun sequence:
- the snap29 gene encoding synaptosomal-associated protein 29 — MGTVRDDVTKRDRKCSDANSQLIKQQQRLQLRRSKMAYPKSHNPFADDDDEEDFKPKRRGFDDDDDPDDSGLSEAERKQRYLQQEVMRTAQSAVDSSYRSISLIYESEKMGVETAEELVRQGEVLKRTDKMLDNMDQDLKTSQRHITSIKSVWGGLVNYFKGKPETKPPPEEPKAYQASDKLQSAISSSREQEDKYQASHPNLRKLDTGGFGAGASLDNDSSRQNGYPQNRHLREAHQTLDNNLDEMCSGLSRLKNLGLGLQSEIENQDNSIDSLLNKVDKMDLKIHNTNQQIKNLK; from the exons ATGGGAACAGTACGTGACGACGTCACCAAACGTGACAGGAAGTGTTCCGACGCTAACAGTCAGCTGATAAAGCAACAACAACGTCTACAGCTCCGACGGTCAAAG ATGGCCTACCCCAAATCCCACAACCCGTTTGctgatgatgacgatgaggaAGACTTTAAGCCTAAAAGAAGGGGGTTTGATGACGACGACGACCCCGATGACAGTGGGTTGAGtgaagcagagaggaagcagaggtacctccaacaggaagtgatgcgtACAGCTCAGTCTGCTGTGGACAGCAGTTACCGTTCCATCAGCCTCATCTATGAGTCAGAGAAGATGGGTGTGGAAACCGCAGAG gagcTAGTGCGACAAGGTGAGGTTTTAAAAAGGACGGACAAGATGTTGGACAACATGGATCAGGACCTAAAGACCAGCCAGAGGCATATTACCAGTATCAAGAGTGTGTGGGGCGGCCTTGTCAATTACTTCAAGGGCAAGCCAGAGACAAAGCCACCACCTGAGGAGCCAAAGGCCTACCAGGCCAGTGACAA ACTACAGAGTGCCATATCCAGCAGCAGAGAACAAGAAGATAAGTACCAAGCCAGCCACCCCAACCTAAGAAAGTTGGATACAGGAG GATTTGGAGCTGGCGCATCACTAGACAACGACTCATCTAGACAGAATGGATATCCTCAGAACAGACACCTCAGGGAGGCTCACCAGACCCTCGACAATAACTTag ATGAGATGTGCAGTGGCTTGAGCAGACTGAAGAACCTTGGACTTGGTCTCCAGTCTGAGATTGAGAACCAGGACAACTCCATTGATAGTCTGCTGAATAAAGTGGACAAGATGGATCTCAAGATCcacaacacaaaccaacagattaaaaacctcaaataa